In Amphiura filiformis chromosome 2, Afil_fr2py, whole genome shotgun sequence, one DNA window encodes the following:
- the LOC140136653 gene encoding uncharacterized protein has product MLKFVVSFAVLFVNIQAKPFYPYHGGPNWAANLGTPNDQYQQQAAVAQVNPDVVFQGGAGNEVGGTTGNPDVVFQGGAGKKVGGTTAKPDVVFQGGAGKKVGGTTGNPDVVFQGGAGKKVGGTTGNPDVVFQGGAGKKVGGTTAKPDVVFQGGAGKKVGGTTGNPDVVVQGGAGKKVGGTTAKPDVVFQGGAGKKVGGTTGNPDVVVQGGAGKKVGGTTGNPDVVFQGGAGKKVGGTTGNPDVVFQGGVGKNVGGTAGNPDVVFQGGTGNEVGGTTGNPDVVFPGGTGNEVGGTTGNPDVVFQGGTGNEVGGTTGNPDVVFPGGTGNEVGGPQAGTTVAPLSGAAGGDSSSSSSSEEGSEAPDSSYTLYGTGAPGTIAPAAGPLEGAGANDAGAAGQGTGVGAGQGGSSGDVHNAVGGPVVQPQANPKDPGNTSTQQNDPGMANPLQLVAQQVRKEKQSRRSGVAVALTTMLLVAGIAATSVLAYNYKNAIKARLGLYQTFD; this is encoded by the exons ATGCTGAAATTTGTCGTTTCATTTGCTGTACTCTTCG tgAATATCCAAGCCAAGCCCTTCTATCCATACCATGGCGGTCCAAATTGGGCAGCAAACCTTGGCACACCTAATGACCAGTATCAACAACAAGCTGCAGTTGCACAGGTTAACCCCGATGTAGTCTTCCAAGGTGGAGCAGGCAACGAGGTAGGCGGTACCACTGGTAACCCCGATGTAGTCTTCCAAGGTGGAGCAGGCAAGAAGGTAGGCGGTACCACTGCTAAACCCGATGTAGTCTTCCAAGGTGGAGCAGGCAAGAAGGTAGGCGGTACCACTGGTAACCCCGATGTTGTCTTCCAAGGTGGAGCAGGCAAGAAGGTAGGCGGTACCACTGGTAACCCCGATGTAGTCTTCCAAGGTGGAGCAGGCAAGAAGGTAGGCGGTACCACTGCTAAACCCGATGTAGTCTTCCAAGGTGGAGCAGGCAAGAAGGTAGGCGGTACCACTGGTAACCCCGATGTAGTCGTCCAAGGTGGAGCAGGCAAGAAGGTAGGCGGTACCACTGCTAAACCCGATGTAGTCTTCCAAGGTGGAGCAGGCAAGAAGGTAGGCGGTACCACTGGTAACCCCGATGTAGTCGTCCAAGGTGGAGCAGGCAAGAAGGTAGGCGGTACCACTGGTAACCCCGATGTAGTCTTCCAAGGTGGAGCAGGCAAGAAGGTAGGCGGTACCACTGGTAACCCCGATGTAGTCTTCCAAGGTGGAGTAGGCAAGAATGTAGGCGGTACCGCTGGTAACCCCGATGTAGTCTTCCAAGGTGGAACAGGCAACGAGGTAGGCGGTACCACTGGTAACCCCGATGTAGTCTTCCCAGGTGGAACAGGCAACGAGGTAGGCGGTACCACTGGTAACCCCGATGTAGTCTTCCAAGGTGGAACAGGCAACGAGGTAGGCGGTACCACTGGTAACCCCGATGTAGTCTTCCCAGGTGGAACAGGCAACGAGGTAGGCGGTCCACAAGCAGGAACAACAGTAGCACCGTTGTCCGGTGCAGCTGGAGGAGAtagtagcagtagtagcagtTCAGAAGAAGGAAGTGAAGCTCCTGACAGTAGTTACACTCTATACGGTACAGGCGCTCCAGGAACAATTGCCCCTGCTGCAGGACCACTCGAAGGAGCAGGCGCAAATGACGCAGGAGCAGCAGGACAAGGAACAGGAGTAGGAGCTGGTCAAGGTGGCAGTAGCGGCGACGTTCATAATGCAGTAGGCGGACCAGTCGTACAACCACAGGCAAATCCCAAAGATCCAGGAAACACAAGCACACAACAGAATGACCCTGGCATGGCTAACCCATTACAGCTTGTAGCACAACAAGTGCGAAAAGAAAAACAATCAAGGCGGTCGGGTGTGGCAGTTGCTCTTACTACAATGCTTCTAGTTGCTGGAATTGCAGCCACATCAGTTCTTGCATACAATTACAAAAACGCTATCAAAGCAAGGTTGGGACTTTACCAAACCTTTGATTGA